The Candidatus Jidaibacter acanthamoeba genome has a window encoding:
- a CDS encoding LTA synthase family protein, which yields MLFKRLLPYISLYFLIETLLRISLLIRSLSDIDYSLIDIIKVLVIGYWFDLATLGFFLIPIIIFHISLPASKHGSRFDQIATKVLCLIFTFILLFDATAEHIFWSEFNTRFNFIAVDYLVYTSEVIGNIIESFPIYRLIAALIVIAFFLTWLSTSIFKPKTLTAQNFSKRLKSSLMTFSIFLLAYFLSSVEQANFKNNAEATEIASNGIHNLFHAFWNNEIDYNRFYAKQDDNKVNQNIRKLLASEDASFIDQDITRIIKADNPIKHKNIMLVVMESMSAEYMQAFGNNENLTPNLDRLANEGLFFTKLYATGTRTVRGLEAITLSIPPTPGQSIVRRGGNENLFSLGFVLKDHGYDNKFIYGGFGYFDNMNAFFSVNGFDVVDRTNLDDKEVQFANIWGVCDEDLFKRAIVEADKSYTTGNKFMQLIMTTSNHRPFTYPEGKIDIPSHSGRSGGVKYADYSVGKLIEWAKEKPWFNDTIFVFISDHTAGAGGKVELNLNKYHIPMIIYAPNSIKPQKHNDIASQIDLAPTLLGLMNFSYYTKFFGKDLLNSKVNSPYAFISNYQKVAMMKDNKITVLAPKSSISQYTWPNGENVENMEEALVDDTIAYYQSASKWREIYGKIPTRPIAEN from the coding sequence ATGCTGTTTAAAAGACTTCTGCCTTATATTTCGCTGTATTTTTTAATTGAAACTCTACTTCGGATCTCTCTACTTATCCGTTCTTTAAGCGACATTGATTATAGCCTCATCGATATAATCAAAGTATTAGTGATCGGCTATTGGTTCGACTTAGCTACTCTGGGATTCTTTTTAATTCCGATAATTATATTTCACATATCTTTGCCCGCAAGCAAGCACGGCAGTCGTTTCGATCAAATTGCGACCAAGGTTCTATGCCTTATTTTCACCTTTATATTGCTCTTTGATGCTACGGCTGAACACATATTTTGGAGCGAATTTAATACACGTTTTAATTTCATTGCAGTAGATTACTTAGTATATACCTCGGAAGTTATAGGAAATATTATAGAATCATTCCCAATTTATCGATTAATCGCTGCTCTCATAGTAATTGCTTTCTTTCTTACATGGCTCTCTACTTCAATTTTCAAACCTAAGACTCTTACGGCGCAAAATTTTTCCAAGCGCTTAAAAAGCTCTTTAATGACTTTTTCTATTTTTTTGCTCGCTTATTTTTTAAGTTCGGTAGAACAAGCTAATTTTAAAAATAACGCTGAAGCAACTGAGATAGCATCTAACGGGATACATAATTTATTTCATGCATTTTGGAATAATGAAATTGATTACAATAGGTTTTATGCCAAACAGGATGATAATAAAGTTAATCAAAATATAAGAAAGCTACTTGCTTCTGAAGATGCTTCGTTCATTGATCAGGATATTACTCGAATTATTAAAGCCGACAACCCGATAAAGCATAAAAATATTATGCTGGTAGTAATGGAAAGCATGAGTGCAGAATATATGCAAGCATTCGGCAACAATGAAAATTTAACCCCAAATTTGGATCGTTTAGCAAACGAGGGCTTATTTTTTACCAAGCTTTATGCCACCGGCACCAGAACAGTTAGAGGTTTAGAGGCAATCACTCTTTCAATCCCTCCTACTCCCGGGCAATCGATCGTTAGGCGTGGTGGAAATGAAAATTTATTCTCCTTAGGTTTTGTATTAAAAGATCATGGGTATGATAACAAATTTATTTATGGCGGGTTCGGCTATTTTGATAACATGAATGCTTTCTTTAGTGTAAATGGTTTTGACGTAGTTGATCGCACCAATTTAGATGATAAAGAAGTGCAATTTGCTAATATTTGGGGAGTATGTGATGAGGATTTATTTAAGCGCGCAATAGTAGAAGCGGATAAATCCTATACCACCGGCAATAAATTCATGCAACTGATTATGACAACCTCAAATCACCGCCCCTTTACCTATCCGGAAGGAAAAATTGATATTCCTTCTCACTCAGGGAGAAGCGGGGGAGTAAAATATGCTGATTACAGCGTAGGAAAACTTATAGAATGGGCTAAAGAAAAACCCTGGTTTAATGATACTATTTTCGTATTTATTTCTGACCACACCGCAGGAGCCGGCGGCAAAGTTGAATTAAATTTAAATAAATATCATATACCGATGATAATTTATGCTCCGAACTCCATAAAGCCGCAGAAACATAATGATATAGCAAGCCAAATAGATTTAGCTCCTACTCTTTTAGGTTTAATGAATTTTAGTTACTATACAAAATTCTTTGGGAAGGATTTGCTGAATTCTAAAGTAAACTCACCTTATGCGTTTATCAGCAACTACCAAAAGGTGGCTATGATGAAAGATAATAAAATTACCGTACTTGCTCCAAAGAGTAGTATTAGCCAATATACTTGGCCGAATGGAGAAAATGTTGAGAATATGGAAGAAGCTCTGGTGGATGATACCATTGCTTACTATCAGTCCGCTTCAAAATGGCGTGAGATTTATGGTAAGATTCCTACCCGCCCAATTGCCGAAAATTAA